The following are encoded together in the Phenylobacterium sp. NIBR 498073 genome:
- a CDS encoding class I SAM-dependent methyltransferase, whose protein sequence is MSLPARIAWALELLAPARGERVLEIGCGSGVAAAELVAAGCEVTALDRSAKAIEAAAARLGGSSRLICGALETSDLPAAAFDAVLAINVNLFWTTDGAGLAALRRTLAPGGRLALVFDAPGEAQAKRIGEAVGANLAAAGLAFDLRQGPGRLVAALARA, encoded by the coding sequence ATGAGCCTGCCCGCGCGCATCGCCTGGGCGCTGGAGCTGCTGGCCCCGGCGCGCGGCGAGCGCGTGCTGGAGATCGGCTGCGGGTCCGGCGTGGCCGCCGCCGAGCTGGTCGCCGCCGGCTGCGAGGTCACCGCGCTGGATCGCTCGGCCAAGGCGATCGAGGCCGCCGCCGCGCGGCTGGGCGGGAGCTCGCGGCTGATCTGCGGCGCGCTGGAGACCTCCGACCTGCCGGCCGCCGCCTTCGACGCGGTCCTGGCGATCAATGTGAACCTGTTCTGGACCACCGACGGCGCGGGGCTCGCCGCCCTGCGCCGCACGCTGGCGCCCGGCGGCCGCCTGGCGCTGGTGTTCGATGCGCCGGGAGAGGCGCAGGCGAAACGGATCGGCGAGGCGGTGGGCGCCAATCTCGCCGCCGCCGGCCTAGCCTTCGACCTTCGCCAGGGTCCGGGGCGGCTAGTCGCCGCCCTGGCCCGCGCCTAG